The sequence below is a genomic window from Methylotuvimicrobium alcaliphilum 20Z.
GCTTCGATCCCCGCTGTTTTCAGCAAGGCATCCCCGCCCTCGTCCACGCAAACCGCTTTCAGATGACCGAAGGCGTCGCGCACGAAATCGATGGCGGCGGCTTCCTTGCCCAATAACGCGGCGGCTTCGTCGGAGAGAATGATGGCCACCGCGTCGAACATTACCGACGGCGTACCGGCTAATTGCCCGTCGACTTTCGAAAACGAGCCATCGGCGAGCTTCGCTTCGCCAATTTTAGCGGCGATAATCTTCACTTTTGCGCCGGCTTCAGCGACCGCCTCTTTGACAGCCTCGATGGTGGCCGCGTCCGACCCGTCCGCTATCAATATCCCGACTTCACGGCCCTCAAGCGTGCTCTTCATCTTGCCGATAAGTTGCAGCGCCGGGGATAGGTCTAAATCCTGAACGGCAACAGCAGTAGTAGGCGCTTGCGGCAGCTCGCCCATACCGAGCCAGTAGGCAACCCGTTGTGCGAGGCCGTCTTCGATATGGCGTAGGTGACCGACCATCGCCTCACGAATATGCGGATGCTCGACCTTCGATAATTCAAAGACCAACGCCGAGGCTATATGCGCCTGTTCATAGACCGATTGACTGCGATAAAACTGCCGTGCCTGACTGTAATGATCGGCAAAACTCTCCGCTCGAATCCTCCCCTTTACGCCGCTTTCGGCCAACGCCGCGCTGTAAAAGCCTGCCTCCGAATGTTCGCGCGGTGAATCTGCCGCTAGGGTATTCGGTTCGTAGGACACGCGTCCGGTCGGCTGCGCCATTTGCATATGACCGTCGCGCTGGTGATTGGCGAACGGACACTGCGGTGCATTGACCGGTATCTGGTGAAAATTCGCCGACCCCAGACGGGATAACTGTGTGTCCAGATATGAGAACAATCGCCCCTGCAATAACGGATCGTTCGAGAAATCGATACCTGGCACGACATGGGACGGACAAAATGCCACCTGTTCAGTCTCCGCAAAAAAATTGTTCGGCCAGCGGTTGAGCACCATGCGACCGATAACTTGCAACGGCACCCATTCTTCCGGTATCAATTTGGTCGAATCGAGATGATCGAATGGGAAGGCATCGGCCTCTTCCTGGGAGAACAGCTGCACCGCCAATTCCCATTCCGGAAAATCCCCGACGCTGATCGCTTCAAATAAATCACGGCGATGAAAGTCGGGATCGGCGCCGGCAATCTTGACCGCCTCGTCCCAGAGGGTCGATTGCAAACCGAGTTTCGGCCGCCAATGGAATTTTACGAAGGTCGATTCGCCCGCGGCATTCACCAGACGAAAACTATGTACGCCAAAACCTTCGATCATCCGTAGCGAGCGCGGCAAGGTGCGGTCGGACATGATCCACATCACCATATGCATTGCTTCCGGTGTCAGCGAGATATAGTCCCAGAAAGTGTCATGCGCCGTCGCTGCCTGAGGAAAGCCGCGGTCGGGTTCCATTTTCACGGCATGAACGAGGTCGGGAAATTTGATGGCATCCTGAATGAAAAACACGGGGATATTATTGCCGACCAAATCCCAATTGCCCTCTTTCGTGTAAAATTTGACGGCAAAGCCGCGAACATCGCGGGGAGTATCTCGCGAGCCG
It includes:
- a CDS encoding catalase — translated: MTKANTGSQPVKGKPAKSGPEEVTVSIGSGGEWHQTATGDQPALTTNQGLPISDNQNSLRTNPSGPTLLEDFILREKITHFDHERIPERIVHARGTGAHGFFELTQSLEQYTTAKVLTEVGEQTPLFTRISTVAGGSGSRDTPRDVRGFAVKFYTKEGNWDLVGNNIPVFFIQDAIKFPDLVHAVKMEPDRGFPQAATAHDTFWDYISLTPEAMHMVMWIMSDRTLPRSLRMIEGFGVHSFRLVNAAGESTFVKFHWRPKLGLQSTLWDEAVKIAGADPDFHRRDLFEAISVGDFPEWELAVQLFSQEEADAFPFDHLDSTKLIPEEWVPLQVIGRMVLNRWPNNFFAETEQVAFCPSHVVPGIDFSNDPLLQGRLFSYLDTQLSRLGSANFHQIPVNAPQCPFANHQRDGHMQMAQPTGRVSYEPNTLAADSPREHSEAGFYSAALAESGVKGRIRAESFADHYSQARQFYRSQSVYEQAHIASALVFELSKVEHPHIREAMVGHLRHIEDGLAQRVAYWLGMGELPQAPTTAVAVQDLDLSPALQLIGKMKSTLEGREVGILIADGSDAATIEAVKEAVAEAGAKVKIIAAKIGEAKLADGSFSKVDGQLAGTPSVMFDAVAIILSDEAAALLGKEAAAIDFVRDAFGHLKAVCVDEGGDALLKTAGIEADAGVVNIDCLDDFIAAAKTRQWAREASIRILA